Part of the Prunus dulcis chromosome 8, ALMONDv2, whole genome shotgun sequence genome is shown below.
TGTTTACTCTCATGCAAATCACATGATATcttttttcagaaaaagagaaatatatgACATCTTGAATTACAAGCCATGCAGAAGGGGAAATCAAAACAGGCGAAGGcttccaacaacaaaaaaaagaaaaaaagaaaaaacaggtGAAGGCTTAAAACCGACACGCAAAttgatataatattattttataacttACGTACGTGATTGTTTCCACACatgttaaaattatttataggTACACATTTGACCCAAAATCCTCCCAACATTTAATGCTGAAGAACAATCTTGTTTGTGGAGAACTAGGGCGGTGGATTTGCCCAGTTAACCAAGCCACGAAATTGATAAATATCTActactattttttttctttttcaattgtgCAAGTGTAAAACCAGGCCATGTGACAAACCAGTGCAATTGGTGCCAAGATTTttccacatatatatatatatatatatataaaatatgtaaatatatCAGTCCATTTTTATCGAAGGattctttaaataattttatttgagtgaCGTTGTTTTGGGtactttataaatttttttttcaacaatccaaataatctattttttagatcttcattcatagatcatctttgcaaaaaattagacaaattagAAACCATTTCGAGATCCAATTGtctcctacaaaatcaattaacacagtgcttcaagaaaatactaaaatgtcaataattcaattgagtggtcaaataatatcggattcaagtgatttttttgtaaagatgatttttgaattaatatctaaaaaatagacggtttggattagtgaaatacaatacgaAGTGGGCCCTACAAGAGTTTATTTGGGGGATCCATCAACTGAAGCTCTTggtatatctatatatataagtatatatgtatagatattatttaaatccttaaatttgttttctatatTAGCTTTAGGGTCAGAGGTTAATTCAAAACTAATTTGATGTTCTCAAATGTCGGTTGACATATTAAtccatatatgtatatagagtgctgctatttccacccaccTTATTATTCCACCCaccatataaattttaaaaaacacaatcttttttttccacccaccaatattcctaaaatacccttttaaTTATTACCTCATTTCCTCTCTCCTTTTATTCTCTCTGCTCACGTATTCTCACTCTCTGACGGCCCACACAtctctctcatttttgctGTATCTTATTTTCCATCTCTCACGCtttatctctctctgtctctcatGTTTACTATACATCTCTCTCTGCCTTCAATGAAAACCACACCATCTCTCAAATCAAACTTCCTTTGGTACAACAAGACTTGTCCTTCATCAAATATTTCACCATGTATTTCACACTCTTCATTACATCTTCATGCAAAATATCCCCCACAAATCATTGCATTCCTAAAAAACCAACGACTCATTAACCCCTAAAGCCTTCTTCACCTTCTCATGCCTCAAAAAAATTCTCAGCCAAACTGGTTTTGTAAGGAACGTTCTTTGTGTAATCAACAGAGCCTAAATCGTAGAATTGTTGATTCATCCCCAagtttttagatttttaatttgtttaagaaaaaaaatcagagtcCAATAAATACTGATCTCCCAATGCTTTAAGTAACCGTAAAGATCTTAGAAATTCTGTTCAAATAGgatttccttactttttcgCCAAAATTGTTCTCTTCAACTTTGATTCTCTTgttatttcttcttcataaacaatttgattgaatgaatagaaaagagaagaaaattatttgagaattAAGTTCTGAGCACTGAAAAGTTATAAGAGGAATCATGAGCACGGAGTTGTagttttcttgtgtttttttttttctttttatcaaaCGATAGGGTTTGTGAGAAAAGTctatgccttttttttttttctctattttttttttccttaagtCTTTTtaagtcattttacaatatggttaaatttgtctttaaaagtttaaagataaggtaaatgaaaaaataagacAGGTGGGTGAAAATAAGAgcactcatatatatatatatatatatacatgtagtTAGATACATCATAAATATGTTCCATGATAACGGCTACATGTAGATCGATGGGCAAGACATTCATAAATGAGGAGATATGCATGCATGGCCCATGAGGGTTGGCAAAATCTCATGTGATGCATATTTTTCGTGCcctaaataattttttgagaAGTGACCAGAAAGTAGTCAGAGATGGAGTCTGGTTGAATGGAAGGAAAACTTTAGGACCGTAAATATTAAATCCAGACAGGGTTTTTGCTGTATGCATAAATGATAGATAGCCAGCAATGGATACGTGGTCTCCAACTTGCAAGATACACATGCGCGGATGCCtgataaagaaggaaaaaaacttgaaagatACATGAATTTATCCAAAAAATGGATTGGGTTGGTCACAACTATTAAGACATAGTACTTGACCTAAAACACATTTAGTATTTGTTTCATATTGCTTTTTGAAAACTTTTCTAAGACAGAGACTTTGTTTACCGGGGAATCTCTCATTCATGTTGCAATTAAGGAATCACAACACACTCGATGAATTACTTTGACGTATAAGCACACGGCTGTCTCCTGTGAGTTTCACGCGTTATTCTtacatatgtgtgtgtgagcAAATGAATAGGCCAATATTGCAGAAAAATtcgtaaattttaatattttatgagTGACAAAACTGCAATTAGACGAGTTGGAATAATGTAATCCAAAACTCCTAATTTGAGCTTGGAATATGAACTTATAATACAGTTAGCTTAATTCGACATAGGGAAGCAAAACATTTATTTCTACTAGGGTAACATCTCACTATCTAAACATAAGACAAACCCATTATAAAGGAGAGTGTGCAATGGAGTAGACGGGACTTGACTGTATTTTCATGAGGAAGTTACCAAATTGGGTGGCCAAATGTTTGTAGGGTAACaataataatcaataaaactgTAGGAAAAGTTTCAATTCAATGCCTCTGTAGGAAAAGTTTCAATTCAATGCCTCAAGGCTGGGAAACAGCTATACACAAAATAACTTGTAGGAACAAGTGCTTCTGATTCTCTTGTATTTCTTAGAAAGTGGGTAGCTGCTAAGCAATTCAAAAAGCATACATAACATATAGTCGGGCagctgtgagagagagagagacagagagagagagagagagagagagagttggcCTGTTATGTGAACCAGACCAAACCCGGCTAAACCGCCCATTTGCCCCATTTAATTCAATCATTGACCAAGCCATAAACAAGTCCTTGATGAAGAAacacatttatatattatctttttatgttttccaCAAGATGAGCAATTAAAATTTGGTTTAGCATGAACGTAGACGAAATTAACTTTATtgttcaataaaaataaaacagaatcCATTTTATTCACTTTGACTTTTAATCCAAACAATCCCTTGTGTTGACTCAAATGATTGCTGAATAtaaaattagggtttcttaAAAATTACATAAACAAGAGGGAGTTGGGGAATATCTACATTGAAATTAACCCCTTCCCCCGCCAAAGCTTAGGTTAGGTTATTTTAAACTGCGTCAAATGTCAGGTATAACACTTATGTCATAGATGATGGATTTTCCTGTTTTTAGGTACCCAAATGGCCCCCAAATCAAACACCCCCcttttccaaataaaaagacaaagaaaaaaaaacacaaattacCCAAATGGCCCAATGAGCATACGTGCCTGGTTATTGGGGATTTTCTCTATAGATTCTTGACAATTCCATGAACGGTGGTGAATTCATTTATGCTCTATTTGATTAAGCATAAGGAGACATAAAAGTCTACTAGAAGTACTGTGAGAGAATTCAAATGCGAAGTTTAACTTAGTAGTTGTCGGTGTAATTCATGAAGatattcaatttaaaaaacgTGTCAGATAATTATTATATTCGACACAATTTTAACGCCACCAAGTCAATTtatttgagaagaaaatcataaaaagaTATGAGAGCTTTCAAAAAAGTATTCAAATACGAAGTTTATCTTATTAGGCGTAGGTGCAATTTAAGAAGATACCCGACTTATGATATCTGAATGTCGGACAACTATTATGTTTGACCCACAGTTCTAACACCATCACCAAGTCAATTTGGTTGGGGAGGAAATCATGAAAAGGTCCGAGAGCTTTAAACAAAGTTAGAATTGGAAAGCTAAAAAGCCTTCACAATTCAAGCCATGATTAGTTGTACCCAAAATTGTCCTCCAAACCCAAAATGGTTCTTATGGTTTGTGTACATGCACTACATGCTCGTGTGTATTCTTTCaactaccaaaaaaatttgtcttcattttgtagttaaataaaaacatgcaAGAAACAAATGTAGATTAAGTCAGTTGAGTATGCCAATAAGTCAGCTCACTTGCAATCAAGTTCGAACATCCTTTATGAAAAGAATACGTGCaaacaaagaaagtaaaagaagtatagaaaaactttggtaGTGGTTTCCATACCTTGTTCTAGGGGCAGTGGATGTGGATTGTTTACTTCGAGAGGGAAATTGGACAATTGGACATTTTAGGTGTTTTGACGTCCAAGGCCCGGCAACCACCTCTTCCCGCCTTTTCCGGAGGTTGCCAAAGTGAAACTACCAATTTACCCCTGCCCTTTagcccagaaaaaaaaaaaaaactcaaaaccccaaaatgcAAAAAGTCAAACTaacctttttctctcttctcttttctttttttttggtgaaaattttctctcctcttttcCCTATTTAACTTAATCTCCCCACAACCCACCCCCTTCCCCCTCTCCTccttccctctctttctcctttctgcttctctttctctttctgtcTCTGCTTTTGCTTAAGCTTTTATGCACCAAACCATCATACTCATTACTCTCCTTCTCTCATCTGCAATCATATATATCAAACCCCACATTTGTATCTTCCACCACCCCAAATTTCACTTCCTCTTGCTTCTCTTTCTCAAACCAACCTGTTGGCTTTGGAAgcctttcttctctctctttctctgtttctcCACATAACCcaacaagaaagaagaaagaagaaacaatCTTTTTAGCTGCAACATTTTAAAGTTTCAGCCTTTTCATACTGATTGACAAATTGCTGATCATATCATGGAGAATGAGTTTTTTCTAAATGCTGGAATCCCACCACCACTTCACTTTGAGCCAACATCTTCAATGCCGGCATGGCGTTCTTCGTTCTCGACCGCCATGGACATCCAAGCCACCGCCACGGCAGACCGGAATTGCTCATCAGAGCAGTCACCGGATTGCTTCTACAATCCCAACTGGGACAAGTCAGCCGACCAGAACATCCACTTCGACTCAGCCCTGAGTTCAATGGTGTCTTCCCCGGCGGCATCAAATTCCAACATCTCCAATGAGAGCTTTGTGATCAGAGAGTTGATAGGGAAGCTTGGAAACATCGGGAGCTCCGGTGAGATCTCGCCGCACTCTCAGTCCTTGTTGGGAATTCAGGCGAATACTTACATGGgtagaaatggaaatggaaatggaaatgcaagcaCCAACACTTCATGTTATAGCACTCCTTTGAACTCGCCTCCCAAGCTGAGCTTGCCCATCATGGATCATcatttgaagaaagaaaagctgCCCAATATGGGAAAGCCCATGCCTTTGAATTCTAGTGTGGCTGAGTTCTCAGCTGACCCTGGATTTGCAGAAAGAGCTGCTAAATTTTCATGCTTTGGGAGCAGGAGCTTCAATGGCAGAACAACCCAACTTGGAATgaacaacaacagcagcagcaacaacaataCTGAGCTGCCTTATAGATCTAATGCCATTATGGGAAATGGTAAGCTTCCTCGGGTTTCGAGCAGCCCTGCTCTTAAGGCACTTGGATCTCAGACAGGTCTGCAAGAAAAGATGAATTCTTTGCTGCAGGATCGAAATGAATTGCCCATTTCTCGAGAGGAATCAACACTTTCTgaacaaaacccaaatggGGAGACAGGGTTGGTAGCTTCCAATTCCATGGATTTGAATTccaggaaaagaaaatcagtTTCCAAGGGAAAAGCTAAGGAGCCTCCACCAATATCATCCCCATCTCCCATTGCTACAAAGGTACATACTttgcatacatacatacaattATAAATTTGTCCATTTtcccattttgaaatttgtgcagcatttttttttggtcgaagcAGCATTTTACTTTGATCATACATTACagcattatttaatttaatgtttattcttttttgtttttggatacAGGGGGCTGAACTTAATGATAATTCTAATGCAAAGAGAAGCAAGCGAAATGAAAATAATGGGAATGATCAAAATGGCTCTGTTAAAGCAGAGGAGGATGCAAAGGGAAGCACCAGTAGTGATGAGAAGCAAACCAAGACTGGTCCAAAGCCACCTGAGCCTCCCAAGGACTACATTCATGTAAGAGCAAGAAGGGGTCAAGCCACTGACAGCCATAGTTTAGCTGAAAGGGTAAGAATTATGGGTTGAATTTAAATTcagtttaatttaattcccTCCAAAATCTTTATATTGTCAATATCCTGACATGGGTTTATGTAATTTTGATAGGTCCGAAGAGAGAAGATCAGTGAAAGGATGAAGCTTCTTCAAGATCTTGTACCTGGCTGTAACAAGGTCTGCAAAAAATGCAGAATTTTACTGACAagcttttatctttttaaggTGCATGAATGTGTGGTGTGTCCTTTTTACTAATATGACtttgatttttggttttttgttttaggtCACTGGAAAAGCACTTATGCTTGATGAGATTATAAATTATGTTCAGTCATTACAACGTCAAGTCGAGGTAAAATGACATTTAtggataaaaaagaaagaaaaaaaaaaggtcaacaAGGTCGGACGCTTGTAAATTGTATGGCAGATTCCAAGTCATTTCCCTTATCTGCATGTTTCTTGTGCAGTTCCTCTCTATGAAGTTGGCTTCTGTGAACACCAGGCTGGATTTCAACATGGATGCTCTAATGTCAAAAGAAGTAGGTTCATAATTTATTCTCTCAACAAAGTTAATggctgtatatatatatatattttttctataTGTTTTCAAACTTTTCTGAATTGGGATTTTGCTGGTTTTTCTGGTTTTAGATATTTCAACAAAACAACTCTTTGCCACAACATCCAATATTCCCATTAGATTCCTCGGCACAAGCCATTTATGGCCACCAGCGCCAGCAAAATCCAGCACTACAGAACAACATTTCTAATGGAGCAGTGGACCCCTTAGATACCTCACTATGCCAAAGCCTTGGGATGCAGTTACCTCCACTCAGTGGTTTTAGCAGCGAAGGCATTCCTCaggtaatttattttaccgtTTTATTTCGCACAATTTTCCAAGCCAAAAGTACCTTTTTCTGGTAGTTTGATAAGTTATCTAACTCTGTCTGTGGTTAATTTGTTCCAGTTTCCCGCATTTGGTGAAGATGATCTGCAAACCATTGTCCAAATGGGGTATGGTCAAAATCCAAATAGGGAAACAGAATTGGATGGTGAGTAAGAAAATCATGTTAAAAACCCTCTCAAATCCCTACTGTATAAAATTGTGAatcataaattcataaatggtaatttctttttctacttttttatGCTGCAGGTTCAAATCAAGTATCCCACATGAAAATTGAGCTCTAACCACCATTTTGTCAGTCTTTTCCATAACGGACAGAGGGGATGCTGTTGTATATACAAGatataaaaatttgaagatcGCATGGACTGCTACTGAGCCTTTTATCGTTTGCTTGGTACCAAGAAGCCCTTTATCATCTTTAGGTCTATTGATCAAAGAGagccattatttttttctgcccttcaatttcatcatctttttctttctttttttcaatgtgATTTTGTTGTCTAATTTTCATCCACTGTAAAATCCCAGAAGCAAATTTCTGTATTCTGGTGCAAATTAAGTCTTTGCTTACAGCACCATGTAAAATAACAAATGCTAATTAATTAGAGGAAGAGCTTTGtcatttcatttcaatgaGAAATTTTTGTCTATTGTCATTTCATTTGTAATTTTCCACAAAGGTCATGTCAATGGAGCACTGTTAAAAGTTTGCATCTAAATCTTTTGGATTTGATTCTAACTTGTGTTGCAACCAGCTGTATGAGTGGGGTCTCTTCCTCTCTAAAAAGTCTTAATTTGAATGATTAAGACATTTGGTTATAAATTTTGAGCTGGGGTCAACCATGATTTCTGCCATATTTTGGGCATCTGTAATTTTCACAGGTTATCCAAAAACAGAAGCTTCTGTTCCCTTTTTACTATTCTGAATAGAAAAATGaatagcagcagcagcagcagaggTGTTAGAAGTTAGAAGTTAGAAGTTAGAACCACTCCATTGAAAATATTTAGTTATGATATACAACTATGCAAAGAACATCAAAAGAATCCCAGGTTGGCAATGGTGAGATTCTGACTAGGCCCAATGTATCA
Proteins encoded:
- the LOC117637465 gene encoding transcription factor bHLH62-like, producing MENEFFLNAGIPPPLHFEPTSSMPAWRSSFSTAMDIQATATADRNCSSEQSPDCFYNPNWDKSADQNIHFDSALSSMVSSPAASNSNISNESFVIRELIGKLGNIGSSGEISPHSQSLLGIQANTYMGRNGNGNGNASTNTSCYSTPLNSPPKLSLPIMDHHLKKEKLPNMGKPMPLNSSVAEFSADPGFAERAAKFSCFGSRSFNGRTTQLGMNNNSSSNNNTELPYRSNAIMGNGKLPRVSSSPALKALGSQTGLQEKMNSLLQDRNELPISREESTLSEQNPNGETGLVASNSMDLNSRKRKSVSKGKAKEPPPISSPSPIATKGAELNDNSNAKRSKRNENNGNDQNGSVKAEEDAKGSTSSDEKQTKTGPKPPEPPKDYIHVRARRGQATDSHSLAERVRREKISERMKLLQDLVPGCNKVTGKALMLDEIINYVQSLQRQVEFLSMKLASVNTRLDFNMDALMSKEIFQQNNSLPQHPIFPLDSSAQAIYGHQRQQNPALQNNISNGAVDPLDTSLCQSLGMQLPPLSGFSSEGIPQFPAFGEDDLQTIVQMGYGQNPNRETELDGSNQVSHMKIEL